The Candidatus Manganitrophaceae bacterium DNA window ACGGGTGAAGAGGGCATTCGATTGGCTCAGGAAGTGAAACCTGATTTAATAATGATGGATATAATGTTGCCGGGGATGAATGGAGGAGAAGCAGCAAGAATTCTGAAAGAGGATGAAAGAACGGCTCAGATACCCCTTAAATTTCTGTCAGTTTTATATCCTAACGATGATAAACAAAAACAAAAGGAAATAAATATTGGCAAGGATGTATATGATTTAATAGCAAAACCCATTGATGAACAGACATTAATTTTGATAATGAGCGAATTAAGGTGTGGTCAATAATCGGGGTTAGACTATTATTCCGTTGAAGATTCACAAGTCAGTAATTCCTTTTCCAGTTTCTCTTCGATAAATGTGTCTTCCTGAGAAATGGGGAGCGACCCGTTTTGAAGTGAGATGGAATTAGCGTAAAAACATGATTTTCCTATTAATATATCCATAGATGGAGCAGTGGCCGGCCGTGAAGAAGAGTTTACCGATCATTCTGGTCCTGATGGCTGGCATTGGGATCTCTTTCGTCGCTTATTTTTTCACGGATAAATGGGCAGAGGAGAAATGGATTCGCAGCTTTGAACGCGAGTCCATTGTTCATGCGAAAAACCTGGAGCAGCAACTTGGCTTGACCCTGGGAGCCATCCTTTCGGTTAAGGCGCTCTACCAAGCCTCGGAGCAAGTCGAGCGTGCTGAATTCAAAGCCTTTACAAATTTAGAACTGGTGGATAGAATCGGCATTCAGGCGATGGAATGGGTACCCCGGGTTGCGTTAGAGGACCGC harbors:
- a CDS encoding response regulator; its protein translation is MRSFKSTRYAAFSSTQYTTFSYNSISRGGKVNKTILVIDDNEGDVRLIEEKLVDAQINVNIIRAKTGEEGIRLAQEVKPDLIMMDIMLPGMNGGEAARILKEDERTAQIPLKFLSVLYPNDDKQKQKEINIGKDVYDLIAKPIDEQTLILIMSELRCGQ